In Arsenophonus sp. aPb, one DNA window encodes the following:
- a CDS encoding porin family protein, with translation MKKCLVLFLITGLPATMVNAADQTGLYVTGKIGGSVVQSTKSTGSISAAMNSNNIFDESGKLDNIPSGALGGGIALGYNFKPMFQLPVRVELDFTARSNLKKNGSTGAEIASQPLDIEMKDKIQINTLMVNAIYDLENSSQFTPYVLAGVGVAQNNRTANISADYQNNNVELLSGKKVNYNFAWSIGAGVKYDINSNLALDLSYRYINAGKTKTNGVTNLGPINIKGNLESRLHSHDIMLGMTYLF, from the coding sequence ATGAAAAAGTGTCTTGTTTTATTTTTAATAACGGGATTGCCTGCCACCATGGTAAATGCAGCAGACCAAACAGGATTGTATGTCACCGGTAAAATTGGTGGCTCTGTTGTACAATCAACAAAATCTACGGGTTCAATTTCTGCTGCAATGAATAGTAATAACATCTTTGATGAAAGTGGAAAATTAGATAATATTCCTTCTGGTGCCTTAGGAGGCGGAATTGCATTAGGTTATAACTTTAAACCTATGTTTCAATTGCCGGTCAGAGTGGAATTAGATTTTACTGCCAGAAGTAATCTGAAAAAAAATGGTTCAACTGGTGCAGAAATTGCAAGTCAGCCCTTAGATATAGAAATGAAAGATAAAATTCAAATCAATACTTTAATGGTAAATGCAATTTATGATTTAGAGAATAGTAGCCAATTTACACCTTATGTCTTAGCTGGCGTGGGTGTTGCGCAAAATAATCGAACTGCGAATATTAGTGCTGATTATCAGAACAATAACGTTGAATTACTGTCGGGTAAAAAAGTCAATTATAATTTTGCCTGGAGTATTGGTGCGGGTGTAAAATATGATATTAATAGTAATCTGGCTTTAGATCTTAGCTACCGTTATATCAATGCTGGAAAAACCAAAACAAATGGTGTAACAAATCTAGGTCCAATAAATATAAAAGGCAATCTAGAGTCCAGATTACATAGCCATGACATCATGTTAGGAATGACATATCTATTCTAA
- a CDS encoding MMPL family transporter has protein sequence MKTPVLPIKFLHWGAVIWLFICLLLIALLALLPNVRFSDNILTWLPQKNLNHPSPSLDNDFMQPVEQQLLWLISPGKQPDSSVAEHWLALLRLEPGISYVKGPINTQRQKQLEGSILSHCRKDEQFPAEPVLQNHNNAHAQWIFSQIYDVLSDNYKNSLIDPLIIMPNTWQKLAQNTSQLCLQNGWIIIQDYQGQYWYLIYGELIDSSFNMHRIDQLVTNLETKAKQFTADYPQAQILSRGTMLYSDYKSQQIKEDIFTFGIITVLGMGSLILVIFRSFRSLLLCFLSIGIGALVASITTLFVFGELYLITLVMNISIIGLSVDYSLYYLTERMVYGHQADPWQSLKKIQATLLLVLITTVTAYIIMMFTPFPEICQMIFFAAVSFIGSYLTVVFWFPWLCRGIPVRAVPAKTFILFWFRAWQRYKMLRIGLPLFVGIASLVGLAMFKINDDVSSLQVLPPVILSQETIISLTTNKSDQKWFMIYGDNSKETFKRLKAFIMKLNIAKKRGWLTNYHLIPFDSEQNQYRDTTLVRNLTLTEDQANHRTGNVLEKLKMTLMLSQIEQYAENSINESWRLIWTTLADGRNGILIPVDGVNNSAALSALAEALPGVEWIDSKAVFNEIFSLYRMIIAGLLFAALGVIAACMIAKLGLCHGVISLLPSILSLVSSLAMLAFTGHCLNIFSLLALVLVLGIGINYTFFLTNANNEPLSALFTITLAMMTTLLTLSVLVFSNSLTISSFGIVLCSGIFVAYLLSPMVMFKCKEKITIKFSS, from the coding sequence ATGAAGACCCCTGTTCTGCCGATTAAATTTTTGCATTGGGGAGCAGTTATCTGGCTCTTTATTTGTTTGCTATTAATAGCATTATTAGCATTGTTACCGAATGTACGATTTAGTGACAATATTCTAACGTGGTTACCGCAAAAAAATTTAAACCATCCATCTCCTTCGCTTGATAATGATTTTATGCAGCCGGTCGAGCAACAATTACTATGGTTAATAAGTCCGGGAAAGCAGCCAGATTCATCGGTGGCAGAACATTGGTTAGCATTGTTGCGTTTAGAACCTGGTATTAGTTATGTTAAAGGCCCGATTAATACTCAACGACAGAAACAACTAGAAGGAAGCATACTTTCTCATTGTCGTAAAGATGAACAATTTCCAGCGGAACCAGTATTACAAAATCATAATAATGCTCATGCTCAGTGGATATTTTCTCAAATTTATGACGTTTTATCTGATAATTACAAAAATTCTCTTATTGATCCTCTAATAATAATGCCTAATACTTGGCAAAAATTAGCACAAAATACCAGTCAGTTATGTCTACAAAATGGCTGGATTATAATACAAGATTATCAAGGGCAATATTGGTATCTTATTTATGGAGAACTGATAGATTCGTCTTTTAATATGCATAGAATCGATCAGCTAGTAACAAATTTAGAAACCAAAGCGAAACAATTTACGGCTGATTATCCACAGGCACAAATTTTATCACGTGGTACTATGCTATATAGTGATTATAAGAGCCAGCAGATAAAAGAGGATATTTTTACTTTTGGCATTATTACCGTATTGGGAATGGGTTCACTAATCTTGGTTATTTTTCGTTCATTTCGTTCATTATTACTTTGTTTTTTATCAATTGGCATTGGTGCGTTAGTTGCAAGTATTACTACATTATTCGTGTTTGGTGAATTATATTTAATTACGTTAGTAATGAACATAAGCATCATAGGGCTATCGGTAGACTATTCTCTTTACTATCTCACAGAACGTATGGTTTATGGCCATCAAGCAGATCCTTGGCAAAGTCTTAAAAAAATACAAGCGACATTATTATTAGTACTTATTACTACTGTAACTGCTTATATTATTATGATGTTTACGCCTTTTCCTGAAATTTGCCAAATGATATTTTTCGCTGCAGTAAGTTTTATTGGCTCATATTTAACGGTTGTTTTTTGGTTTCCATGGTTATGTCGTGGCATACCAGTAAGAGCAGTACCCGCTAAAACTTTTATATTGTTCTGGTTTAGAGCTTGGCAACGATACAAAATGTTACGTATTGGATTACCACTTTTTGTTGGTATAGCGTCATTAGTTGGATTGGCAATGTTTAAAATTAATGATGATGTCTCTTCGCTTCAAGTGTTGCCTCCAGTGATTTTATCTCAGGAAACTATCATTAGTTTAACCACTAACAAGAGTGATCAAAAATGGTTTATGATCTATGGTGATAATTCTAAAGAAACATTCAAGCGTCTTAAAGCTTTTATTATGAAACTTAATATAGCGAAAAAACGTGGTTGGTTAACAAATTATCATCTTATTCCATTTGATTCAGAACAAAATCAATATCGCGATACGACCCTTGTTCGCAATCTTACTTTAACAGAAGACCAAGCCAATCATCGTACAGGAAATGTTTTAGAAAAATTAAAAATGACTTTAATGCTAAGTCAAATTGAGCAATATGCTGAAAATTCAATCAACGAGAGTTGGCGTCTGATATGGACAACTTTGGCAGATGGTAGAAATGGTATTTTGATTCCGGTAGATGGTGTTAACAATAGCGCTGCGCTTTCAGCCTTAGCTGAAGCACTTCCAGGGGTAGAATGGATAGATAGTAAAGCGGTTTTTAATGAAATATTTAGCCTATATCGTATGATTATTGCGGGGTTGTTATTTGCGGCACTTGGCGTGATTGCTGCTTGTATGATAGCTAAATTGGGTCTATGTCATGGGGTGATTAGTTTATTACCTTCAATATTGTCATTAGTCAGTAGCCTTGCCATGCTAGCGTTTACTGGACATTGCCTAAATATTTTTTCACTATTAGCTTTGGTTTTAGTGCTGGGCATTGGTATTAATTATACATTTTTTCTGACTAATGCAAATAATGAACCACTTAGTGCTTTATTTACGATTACTTTAGCTATGATGACAACACTTTTGACTTTAAGTGTACTAGTTTTTAGTAATAGCTTAACAATTAGTAGTTTTGGAATTGTTTTATGTAGTGGGATTTTTGTTGCTTATTTGTTATCACCCATGGTGATGTTTAAATGTAAAGAAAAAATTACTATAAAATTTAGTAGCTAA
- a CDS encoding BamA/TamA family outer membrane protein, which yields MSFYRNIIRLILINLLAVSTTANANILPERQNIDRELEKLGGANRFDETKTIDWGLLPGPFYTPEMSVGVGVALVGLYRIDKNDKISQPSSLGVSGFASATGAFGLNFNNYNFLSAEQWRLFISGTVNNIPTYYWGKGYSAGKNDHNKVEYKSQEFAIRPRVLYRIVDNTYIGLGWDFSSLNASDLDERGKNYFAKTVGGRSIRSSGISAHFNYDSRDFLPNARHGQALEVIYSYFSPELASDNRFQSTQLQYSAYYTLSENSVLAVDNYARFTSGSVPWDHLSLLGNANQMRGYYEGRYRDNNVFTTQLEYRRKLDWRHGIVGWIGAGTLSDSPSKLGANQWLPTVGIGYRFEFKPRMNIRLDFGMGRNSTGFYFQVGEAF from the coding sequence ATGAGTTTCTATCGTAACATCATAAGATTAATTTTAATTAATTTACTTGCTGTGTCGACGACGGCCAACGCCAACATTTTGCCCGAACGACAAAATATCGATCGCGAGCTTGAAAAGTTGGGTGGAGCAAACCGTTTTGATGAAACTAAAACTATCGACTGGGGATTATTGCCAGGCCCTTTTTATACACCAGAAATGAGCGTCGGCGTTGGTGTAGCATTAGTTGGTTTATATCGTATTGATAAAAATGATAAAATTAGTCAACCTTCATCATTAGGTGTAAGTGGATTTGCATCAGCGACTGGCGCTTTCGGACTAAATTTTAATAATTATAATTTTTTATCTGCAGAACAATGGCGTTTATTTATTTCCGGTACGGTAAATAATATCCCCACCTACTATTGGGGAAAAGGTTATTCTGCCGGTAAAAATGACCACAACAAAGTGGAATATAAATCTCAAGAATTTGCTATCAGGCCAAGAGTACTTTATCGCATAGTCGATAACACTTATATAGGGTTAGGTTGGGATTTTTCATCACTCAATGCTAGTGATTTAGATGAACGTGGTAAAAATTATTTTGCCAAAACAGTAGGTGGTCGCTCTATACGTAGTTCTGGAATTAGTGCCCATTTCAATTATGATTCACGTGATTTCTTACCTAACGCCCGACATGGTCAAGCCCTTGAAGTTATATATAGCTATTTTTCTCCAGAACTAGCTAGCGACAATCGTTTTCAAAGCACACAGTTACAATATTCTGCCTATTACACACTATCAGAAAATAGCGTTTTAGCCGTTGATAATTATGCCCGTTTTACTTCAGGTTCAGTTCCTTGGGATCATCTCTCTTTATTAGGTAATGCAAATCAGATGAGAGGTTATTATGAAGGGCGTTATCGTGATAATAATGTCTTTACTACCCAATTAGAGTATCGTCGCAAGTTAGATTGGCGCCATGGTATCGTTGGTTGGATTGGGGCAGGCACACTTAGTGACTCACCATCAAAACTAGGCGCTAATCAATGGTTACCCACTGTTGGTATAGGCTATCGATTCGAATTTAAACCTAGAATGAATATTCGATTAGATTTTGGTATGGGTCGCAATAGTACTGGCTTTTATTTCCAAGTAGGTGAGGCATTTTGA
- a CDS encoding SGNH/GDSL hydrolase family protein: MKYKQMTHQEAVKRCYELTPQLREYDEFMYLSVRWLPYTMFFHQKNYRSAVINTDEMGFRISKSFSGWVSPTNFPTDELVNIVIGGSTAMGTGATSDAYTISSILSKLTGEIWLNFGGSGYNCVQEAILFMLNQHRFKKIKNIIILSGLSTLTFEGLPDDFTSEYGKYYYSYELVHYMNKYNEDLTYGMNSNALCDNSAAKKFIPRLADRLNNWLDDLAQNPMEKEYTDTYVDIKERINRAVKMTVQSAVQIKQLAKKHDAKVYYILQPLSRWSKEQFHKEEEAMFYAVKACANKFWQLFDHLCALDLHKKYSSQLEAGCQKENIPYYDMNFLMRLSPKIHDNIYVDHLHFNNLGYGELGRLIYEKILN; the protein is encoded by the coding sequence ATGAAATATAAACAAATGACCCATCAGGAAGCTGTGAAAAGATGTTATGAACTTACACCACAACTGCGTGAATATGATGAATTTATGTACTTAAGCGTTCGCTGGCTTCCTTACACTATGTTTTTTCACCAAAAGAATTATCGATCAGCTGTGATTAATACCGATGAAATGGGCTTCCGAATAAGTAAATCATTTTCTGGTTGGGTTTCACCAACTAATTTTCCAACCGATGAATTAGTTAACATTGTTATTGGTGGTTCGACTGCAATGGGAACCGGAGCTACTTCGGATGCATATACAATTTCTTCGATACTTTCTAAGTTGACTGGAGAAATCTGGCTTAATTTTGGTGGTAGTGGATATAATTGTGTGCAGGAAGCAATTCTTTTTATGCTGAATCAGCATCGGTTTAAAAAAATAAAAAATATTATTATCTTAAGTGGTCTTAGTACATTAACTTTTGAGGGGCTTCCCGACGATTTTACCTCAGAATATGGTAAATATTATTATTCTTACGAACTGGTTCATTATATGAATAAATATAATGAAGATTTAACGTATGGAATGAATTCTAATGCGCTATGCGATAATAGTGCTGCAAAAAAGTTTATCCCAAGGCTTGCTGATAGATTAAATAATTGGCTTGATGATCTTGCTCAAAACCCAATGGAAAAGGAATATACTGATACCTACGTAGATATTAAGGAACGTATCAATCGAGCAGTTAAAATGACGGTTCAATCAGCAGTTCAGATAAAACAATTAGCCAAAAAGCATGATGCTAAAGTGTATTATATCCTTCAGCCACTATCTCGATGGAGCAAAGAGCAATTTCATAAAGAGGAAGAAGCGATGTTTTATGCAGTAAAGGCTTGTGCAAATAAGTTTTGGCAATTATTTGATCATTTATGTGCCTTAGACTTACATAAAAAGTATTCCTCACAGCTTGAAGCGGGTTGCCAAAAAGAAAACATACCTTATTATGATATGAATTTTTTAATGAGACTATCACCTAAAATTCACGATAATATTTATGTTGACCACCTTCATTTTAATAATTTAGGATATGGAGAGCTAGGAAGGTTAATTTATGAAAAAATTCTTAATTAA
- a CDS encoding helix-turn-helix transcriptional regulator encodes MKRRQEIACLLGRKIKKIRKYNGMTGKELSVNLGISQQQLSRYENGISLITIDKIYIFCDIFDITISQFLDSCNEQKSLSHHHLLNSFY; translated from the coding sequence ATGAAAAGACGCCAAGAGATAGCTTGTTTATTAGGTAGAAAAATTAAAAAAATCAGAAAATATAATGGAATGACAGGAAAAGAATTATCGGTTAACCTTGGCATATCACAACAACAATTATCACGTTACGAAAATGGTATTAGCCTGATTACTATTGATAAAATCTATATTTTTTGTGATATATTTGATATAACGATTAGTCAATTTTTAGACTCCTGTAACGAACAAAAAAGTTTAAGCCATCATCATTTATTAAACTCTTTTTATTAA